In Isosphaera pallida ATCC 43644, the sequence ATCTGCCGATAAACCGGGTGTCGAGCGATCCGTCGGGGAGGAGGCCGGATGGATCGCTCTTAGCTTCGCCTTGGAAACGTCACGCGATTCGGTTCTGGTCTCGCATTGTCCGGCTCTCCGGGTGTCGTCGAGGTGGATTCGAACGTGGCCCTTTCGTGATTCGGCTGAGTCGTTCCCAGCACGCCGCGTAGGCGTGGGTCGATGGCGCAGGCGCAAGAAGGTCGGGTATGGTTGGGATTTCCGCCCCGAACTGCTTTGTTCGGGCAGGTCGCAATTGGAACGGGCTTGAGGCCAACATCGCCTCACGTTCCGAGATTGAGATTCGTTGGAAACCGTCCCAACCGCTCCCGCCCTACTTTGAGGCCAATGTGTCCCGACCACCGAGGAAGACCCGCCTCCTTTCTCTGTCGCGCGTGAGAGAGCGGAGCGCAATCACGGAAAGTGCCGTCTTCGAATTCGATCCGAGAGGCTTCGACGTCGTTCGGAAGCGGAACGTTTGGTCGTCCGGTTGTGGTTCCATCCGTCCGACCCTCCCCGTTTGGATTGGAGGATTGGACCCCGTCGCTTGACTCAGCACGGAGGGTGACTCGCGTCGTTGAACCGCCGCCGTCGTTTCGAGGACGACGGCAGCCCTCGCGCTGGCGTCCAACGACGCGGTCTCTGGACACGACTTGGCTCGTCCATGCGTTCTTGCTCGCCAAGGACGATTCGGATCGTCCCGCCGCCGAATCGCCTTTTGCCAACCGGAAAGGTCGTCCTCCCCATGTTCGAGTCGAACCACGCCGCGGTCGGATCTCGCCGAGCCGCTTTATTGGGTCTGGGTGTCGCAAGCGACGACGGCGTTCGACGGTGTTTGACCGCGGAGCATGCCGTGATCGTCGGGGGGTCCGCTGAAGACCACGCCATGATGATCGAGACCCTGTTGCGTTTGGAGACCGAACTGGAACGCATGGGTCGGCATCTCGGTCAACTCTCCCCCGACGAATTGATCGAACTCGCCTGGCGAATCGACTCGCCCGAGTTAATGGAGGCCGCTCGTCGCCTCCGCTTCGCCCTCAAGCGCAGGGGGTTGCGCTTCGAGGAGTTGACCGCCGATAACCTCACCCAACTGGCCAGTGAACCGTTCGATCCCCATCTGGACGACTTCGCCGACGAATTGAATTCCGAAGCGGCGGTCAATCCCACCGCCGCCTCCCCATCACCCCCTCGCAACGACATCGACATCGACCCGCTCTTGGCCCGCTGAACCTCGCGCGAAGTTCACTCTGGGTTCCGCCGCGAGGCGCGGCAAGACAGCGTCCAGACCACAGCCCAGTCCGAGGATGGCTCGCCAATCCATCCCACTTCGGATCAATCCAACCGACTTCATCCGTTCCGTACTCCCCGTCCCGACTTGAACGACGAACACCGTCCTAGTCGGGACGAGTGGCTTGAGAGACAACGCGACCCGCGCGAGCTACGAATTGCGGAACAGATGGTGTCGTGCGGCCGCTGCGAATGACGACTTGTTCACAGATCGTGGACAACTCAATCGAAACCGCCCGAACCGATCAGGCACCGGACTGAAGACGAAACGCTCTTCGGAAACTGAACTTGATCGGATCGATCGGATTGGGTAGGATCGAATGGCGAGGGAAAAGGAGTTGCCCTCGCCCGGCCCACCTCTTCGACTCACACCTACCTCGTTTTCGGCCAAGGATGGCTCGCCGTGCCTACGCCCCTCCTGTCACCCTTCGACATTCACCTAATGGCTCCCTTCGCTCCGTCTAGGGGAACGGGGCACGGTCCGTGGAGACAAGCTTTCGGCGGCGTTGCGGCCTTCGCCACCAAGCCAGCGCGAGGTCCTTGGACCAGATCATCCTTGACGCCTCGGACACGCGGATCGGATGTCTCGAACAGCCACGGGAAGGCCAAGTCAATCGAGCTCAAGGTCGCTTCCAAGCGCATCGCGAAGGGTTGGCGCGACCCGGTGGCCCCGTTGATCCCACCCGCCTTGAACCGCTCGAATTGCCTCCGCCGAATGGTCCGCCTCTGGATCGGCGGCCTTCGCGCGTCTCTGCGAATCGACACCCTTCCGTCTTCTTCGCCTCAAAGGAGTTGAGCCGATGACCGTTCGATGGAAACCTCTTCTGATTCTCTCAGGCGTCTTCGTGGTAATCGCCGCGATCGGTCTGTTGGCGTTCAGCTATTCGATGAATTCTGGCGCTCAGGACCTCGTCGAACTTGCTCGCGCCGCTAAGGCGTCCGGTCAACTCAACGAGGCGGTGATTCATTATCGTCGCGCCTTGCAGCGCGAACCGCGGGCTGCGGCGATTCACTGGGAGCTCGCTCAGGTTCAAGCGGAGCAGGTCGCCGGTCTGAGCGGATCAGCCCGCGAACAGGCCCTGGCGGACTGGCGGGGCACGCTGGTTGAAGCGGCGACTTACGATCGGGGAATGCTGGAACCCCGCTTGGCCCTCTTGAGGCTGGCGTTGGAACGCGGCGAGATGTCGGAAGCCGGACGTTGGGCCGACGAGGTGGCTGCGTTGGCACCCGAGCAACCCGAAGCGGCCTATGTGCGTGGCCTCATGGCAGTGGAGGCCGACAATGCCCAACTCGCCAAAGCTCGGGAGTGTCTGGCGATCCTGGAGCAATCTCAACCCCGCCTCCCCCGCGCCGATTGGTTGGCCTACAAAATCGCCGAACGCACCAGCCCCGCAGAGGCCGCCGAGGTCCTCAAGCGAGTGCGCGCTGCGGTCGAACCCGACAAGCTGGCGATCCCCGATCGCTTGGCCCTGATTCGCCTACGCGCTTTGGATTTGGGCAAGGCCGAGGACCCTGAGGACCAACTGATTCGCGCCGATCGTTTGCGTCAAACGATCCATCATCTGATCGATCGCCATCCTATGACGCCGTTGATCCTCCACCAGGTCAACGTCGTGGTCGAGGAGGCGCAGCGTCGTCTCAAGCAACTCTTGGTCGCGCGCCCTGAACTGGCCAACCAGGCCAAGCCTCATCTGGAGGCGCTTGAGGCCGATCTGACCGCGTTGTTTGAGACCGCCTTGGCCGACGGCGGCGACAATCCCGACCTACGGATTCTGCAAATCCATGCCGACCATTTGATGTTCAAAGGCGACCGCGAAGGCAGCCTCCAGACCGTCAAGCGGGCGTTGGCCTTGCCTTCCGCGGGCAATCCCAACCTCGGCCGTTCAGTGCTTTTCCTCAAGGAAACCGCGGTCAAGGCGGCGCTCTCCGACCCCTCCGACCCCGACCGCTTCAACAAGGCGTCGTTCTATCTGAATGATCTGATCGCTTCGGAGGATCCCTACTTCCAAGGCATGGGTCATCTGTTTCAGGGAGCGATCGACTTGGAACGCAGCGGCCTGGCCACTGGCACGGCCGACAGGGCGGACACCGAGGCCGCTAAGCTACGCGACAAGGCGACAGTCCATCTCCGCGAAGCGGTCGCTAGGCTGCCTAAGCTCGCCACCGCTCAGGCGCTCTACGGCATCGCCCTAATTCTAGGCAACGAGCCGGCTTTGGGTCGTCAACACCTCGCAAACGCCTATGAACTGGGCAACCTTGAAGTGCGCTACCAACTCTGGGCGGCCTTCGCTATGGTGCAAACCGGCTATCCCGAGGAGGCCGAACGCATTGCCCAAGGACTCCGTCAGGGAATCGAAACCCGGGTGTTGCCTGAAAGCCTGCGCAAAACTATCCTCATGCTTGAAGGCGAAATCGCCCAGGCCCGCAAGACGCCTGAACAGCTCCGCGTCGCCTACGCCAAGTTCCAGGAAGCGATCCAAGCCGGTCAAGAGTTGACCCCAGCCCTCAAGGTTCGCTTAGCTCAGATTCAGATTGTCTTGGGACGAACCGATGTTGGTTTGGGAATGATTGAGGATTTGCGCAAGGATGGACGAGGCGGCGCGGCCGCTGAGAAATTGGCGGTGCTGACCCTGCTGGAACAACAACGCCGCGACGAGGCGTACCAAACTTTGGACGAGGCGCGCCGTCGCTATCCCGACGACGAGGATCTTGTCGCGCTTCATTCGGCGCTGAAGATCCGCGACGGCAAGGCCGAGGAAGCCGACGCGCTACTGGCCGAGTTTCTGGAGACCCATCCCACCAGCGTCAAGATTGCCCAAACCCGTGCGCAGGTGCTGGCCGACCAGCTCAATCGTCGTCACCAAGCCCGCGCTTTGCTAGCAGAGACGGCCAACCGTTCCAAAGCCTCCGGTCCCCTCGCCCAATTGGCTTTGATGGACCTGGCCGACGGCGACTTGGCGGCGGTCGAGTCGCATATTGCCGAGATGCGTAAGCGTTGGCCCGACTCCGCCGCGGCCGATCTGCTGGCCTCGCAACTGGCCCTGGTCCGGGGCGATCGGGCGGAGGTCTCCCGCCTTCTGGCCGAGGCGGTTCGTAAGGACCCCACCAACAAAATTGCCCTCTACTGGAAGGCAAACCTTGACTTGGCCGGAGGGGCTCGGGACGACGCTCAGGAAGCCCTCAACCAATTGGCCTCCGCCGATTTGACCAAGGAGATCGAGCCGGGTCTGTCGTTGTCCAAGGCGGCCGAGCTTTCCCTGGCCCGCGCCGCGGCCCGCGAAGGCAACCTCGATGAAGCCCTGGACCGCCTCCGCGAACTGATCCGCGAGGACGAAAATCACCAGGGCCACGGCCGTTTGAGCCGCCGCGCCCGCTGGCAAATCGTAACCCTGCACGTCGCCAAAAACGAGGTGAACGAAGCATTCAAGCAAACCCAGGCCATCCTCAACGACCCGATCAACCCGCCTCAACCCGAGGATCGCCTGCAAGCCGCGCGGGTATTTCGGGATCTGAAGCGGCCTGCCGAGGCCGTCGCCCAGCTGGACCTGGTTCTTAAGGATCAGCCGGGACGAATCGACGCTCTGGTGTCCAAAGCGCTTTGTCTGCATGATCTTCAAAAGGACCATGAGGGTGCCGAGGTGATTCGTCGCGCCATCGCCGACCATCCTCAAGCCCCGGCCGATCTCTACGGGATGCTTGCCGCCTTCGAGAACCTGCTACCGCCCGCCGAGACCCGCGCGGAACGGATCGCCCGGATTCTCGATGAGGGACTCGCCCGCGAACCTAACAACCCCGACCTCATCCGCGCTAAGGTGCAATCCCTAGCGCTAGCTCAAGGCCCCGACCAAGCGATCGAGTACCTGAAACAACGCGCCGCGGAAAACCCCGACGGCATCGCCAACCGCTTGCTGGTGGCCGCGTTGCGCGAGCGTCAGCGGTTCGACGAGGCCGACCAGCTGGTGGGTCGTCTCCGTCAACGCCAACCCCGGGACCGCTCGCTGGCGCTGGAGTCAATCCAACTGGCCGAGATTCGCAGTCGCCAGGCCCTGGAGCAAGGCGATCTGGAACAAGCCGACGCGCTGATGGAGACCACCCGCGAACGGATCGAGGAGGCCCGACGCGCCTTCCCCGAGGCGGTGGAATTCGTCGAGGCGGCTTGCGAACTGGCATTGCGGCGGGGCCGGCCCGATCAGGCCATGCAACTGAGTCAACAGCTCGACAAGCTCGATCCCACGTCGATGGGCGGCCCGCTCACCCGAGCTCAAGTCTACTTGGAGCAGGGTCAAAGCGTGTTGGCGGTCGAGCAAATGGAGGAAGCGCTGAAGCGGAACCCGCGTCGCCTGGACCTTCGAATTCGCATGGGTGAACTGTTGCTGGACCTAGGGCGTCCCGCCGAGACCCTGACCCAAGCCGATTGGGTTCTCAAGCGGGTTCCCAATCACGGGGTGGCGACCATCCTCAAGGCCCGTGCTCTGACCGCGTTGACCGCCTCCGCCGAAAAGGCCGCCGCCAACCGTCGGGAAGCGATCGCGCTGCTGAGCAACCTGGTCCAAGCCCGTCCCCGCCTCGTTGAGGCCGCGCAACGTTTGGCTGAATTGCATCTCATCGAGGGACGCCGTGACGATGCGGTCAAAGTGATCGAAACGACCCTCCAGGCCAACCCCAACGATGCGGCCGCGGTGGGCCAATTGGTTCAAGTTCTCACCGCCCCGCTTCAAGATCAGCCAGTAGGCAAGGCCGAACTCGCCCGGGCTGAGGGAATCGCCGAGTCGGCCGCTCAGAACGACCCCGAAGGCCGGATCGCCCTGGCGGTCTCGATCGGCTACGCCAAGTCGCGTCGCCTCGACGAGGCGATCCTTTGGGCCGACCGGGCCGTTCAGGTCGAACGCCCCTCCACGTTCGCCTGGCTCCATTTGGCCGGTCTGCTTCTGAGCCGGGCCGAATTGACTCCCGACCATCCCCAAGCCCGATCCGGTCTAGAACAGGCCGCCCACCTATACGCTCAGGCGCTGGCGCGTCAACCCAACCTGATCGAAGCGGCCAACAACCGCGCTTGGATCCTTCATCGCCACCTGGGACGCCACCAGGAGGCGATGGAGGTGGTCGATGCCTTGACGCGGCGGATCGATCCGAGCCTGCTTCCCCCGGCCTTCTTCGACACCGTCGGCGCGATCCAGGAAGCCTTGGGACGAACCGAAGAGGCCGAACGCAGCTACGCCCGAGGCCTGGAACGTCTCCCCAACGAGCCGGTCTTGAATTTCCATCTGGGCCGCTTGTTGGCCAACGACCCCAGCCGCACCCAAACCGCCCTAGAACACCTCCGTCGTGCCCAGGCCGGTCAAGCCCGGCTCAAGCCCGACATGAAGCGGGAACTCGACGCCCTCTTGGCCCGCTTGGGCGGCTGAGACAACCCCGGCGGGTTCCAGTCGAACCGCTCCGCCCAACCTTCAACCCCGACAACCGCCCGGGACGGCTCCCCACCTCCCGGTCGGTTCACGTCGCGTTCGTGGGGTTGGTGCCTCGGGCCGCTCGACAGACCTTGGTTCGATTTGGTAGGGTATCCTCCAGCTGGATTGAATGGTGTCCCACTCTCCGGCTGGATTCCGGTCCCCCGCGGGGTGGGTTGTATTTCGCCTACCGAAGTTCATCTTAGGACCAACACCCGTGCACTCCGAATGGCTGACCTGGGGGGCCGCCGGCCTTGCCCTGATGTCGATGATGAGTTGGAGCGCGCTGAGCGCCTCGGCTGGTTCCACGCAAGCCGCCGACGACCCGACTCCCCGCGTCATTCTAGAGACCACTCTGGGCAATGTGGTGATCGAACTCGACGCCGTCAAAGCGCCGATCACCACCAAGAATTTCCTCACCTACGTGGATGCGAAGTTCTACGATGGATTGATCTTTCATCGGGTCATTCCGGGCTTCATGATCCAGGGGGGTGGGTTCGATCCGGGGATGAACGAGAAGAAGACGCTCAAGCCGATCAAGAACGAGGCCTCCAACGGTCTGAAAAACCTGCGGGGCACCCTAGCGATGGCCCGCACTAACGACCCGGATTCGGCCACCGCTCAGTTTTTCATCAACGTCAAGGACAACGACTTCCTCAACGCCTCACCCGGCAACGCTGGCTACGCCGTTTTCGGGAAGGTCGTCGAAGGTATGGACGTGGTGGACAAAATCGTCTCCGTCCCCACCAAAACGGTCCAGTTCTACGAGAACGTGCCGGTGGAGCCGGTGGTGATCAAGTCGGCCCGCCGCATCACCACTAAGTGAGGAGACCAGAGCCAGACCGGCGGCTTGGGGTTGGTATCACCCAGGAAATCGGTGTCCTCCGTTTTCTCGCCGCTTCAAACCCGCCGGAGGCAGCTGGCTCCCTTGACCGAATCTTCGGGTTGTCTAACATCGTTGCGAAGGATGCGAGTCGGCCGGGTCGCGCTCCCCGTCGAAACCGACCGCCTAGGCTGATTGGTTCGGGGGAGTCGAGTCCGGTTTGCTCGACTCTGGGCCGCCCACGTTGTGAGGCGCTGTTTTGGCCCGTTTCACGTCTCCACGTTTATTCCGAGGGTTCGCCGCTCATGGCCCATGTGGTCACAGCTCCCTGCTTTGAATGCAAATACACCGACTGTGTCGTGGTGTGCCCGGTCGAGTGTTTCTACGAAGGCGAACAGATGCTCTACATTCACCCCGATGAGTGCATCGACTGCGAAGCCTGTGTGCCCGAGTGCCCCGTTGAAGCCATCTTCCACGAGGACAACGTGCCGGCCGACTATAAAGAGTTTATCGCTTTGAACGCCGAGAAAGCCCCTCACTTGCCGGTCATCACCCAGAGTAAGACTCCTATGGAAGGACCGGCCTGCAAGGGCCGCAAGTAACGTAAGGAGGGGAGGTCGGCGGCGGTCGTCGCTTGGCGGTCGATCCTCAGTGTACGCTTCCCTGGTTTAGTTCGCATCCTTCGACAACCCTGCGGCCCCGGAGGACAGATCCTCCGGGGTCTTTATTTCGAAGGCCGTCCGATCCGCGCTCATGGTCGCGTGGCCTGGCGTTGAGCCGTCGTGTGCGTTTTCTCTTTGGTTCTTTGGACTTGTTCACCCGCGACCCGTCGCGCCCGCATCCGCCGGGTGGGACGGTGGGAATGGAACGCCGATGTCCTCCTCCGCCCCCAACTCCGACCCCGCTACCTTCCCGCTGTCCACTCCGCTTCGGCCCCGCGTGGTTCTCAAGGCTCGCCGCGCCCGTCCATTCTTCGCTCGCCACCCTTGGGTACTGGTCAACTCGATCGAGCGGATCGAATGGTCTGATTCTGTGGATAAGATCACGCCAGGGGCTGAGGTCGATCTGGTTAGTTTCGAGGGCAAGTGGATCGCGCGGGGGTTGTACAACCCCTCCAGTTCAATCCGGGTTCGTCTGTATCGTTGGGAAGATGGCCCCCTCGACTCCCCGTTTTGGAATCGGCGTTTGGAGGAGGCGGTGCGTTTCCGCCAAACCACTCTCGCGGTCCCCTTGGCCCTGGAGGATCCCGCTTCGGCGTGCCGTCTGGTTTACAGCGAGGCCGACGGCCTTTCGGGCCTGATCGTCGATCGTTACGCTGACTGGCTGGCGATCCAGTTCAACGGTCTGGGGATGTATCGCCGTAAGGATCACCTCATTCCCAAACTTTTGGAACTCACCGGAGCCGTCGGCGCAGTGGCCCGCTTCGATAAGGTGATTGCCGACCAGGAAGGTCTGGCGGAAAGCGACAAGGTGATGGTCGGCGAGCCTCCCTCGGCCCCTCTGGAAATCCGTCAGGACGGATTAACCTATTTGGCCGACGTGCTTTATGGTCAAAAGACTGGGTTGTATCTGGATCAACGGCTCAATCGCCTGGCGGCCGCCCGCTACGCGCGGGGCCGTTGCGTGTTGGACCTGTATTGCCACGTTGGCGGTTTCAGCCTGGTCGCGCTCAAACATGGGGGAGCCGTCTCGTCGTTGGGGTTCGACTCCTCCTCGGTCGCGGTGGAGTTCGCGCGGCGCCACGCGGTGATCAACCATCTGCCAACCGCCCGCTTCGAGGTCGCCCACGTACCCGACGCCCTCAAAATGCTCAAGGCCACCGGACGAACCTTCGGCATGGTGGTGGTCGATCCACCCAAGTTCGCCCGCTCGACCAAGGGGGTCGAAGAAGCTGTCAAGGCTTATGTTCGTCTCAATTGCGACGCCGTGAGCCTGCTAGAACCCGACGGCATCCTCGTCACCTGCTCTTGTTCCGGCTTGATCGAGCGTGAACTGTTTCTGCAACTTCTCGGCCACGTCGCCGAGCAAACTGGGCGAACCATCCAAATCCTGGAAAGCCGCGGCCAAGCGCCCGATCACCCGGTCGCCGCCAACTGCCTTGAGACAGACTACCTCAAATGTGTGATCGCGCGGATTCTCTGAACGCATCGCGGATCATCCACACGACATAGCGTCTACTCACCTTTGAATGACCAAGTCCCGTTCGTGCCGCCGGCGTGATTCTGGCGGCGTGGTTGGTGGAGGGTGAAAGGGAGTCGATCCTCATTGGGGAATCGAATCGCGCCGGCGTGTGTCAGCCGCGATTGTCGCGTCGGCTTGGGGTTGCGTTGTAGCCGGAAGCAAGCGGGCTAGTTGGAACTGAAATCCAGTTTGCGGGCGTTGCGGCGTCCCAGTCCCAACGGGTCGGCGATGAATTGGGCGCGACAGGCGGGGCAGAGGTCGTATCGAAAGCCACGGGTTTGTTCTTCATCCTGCGCGTCAGCTTGAGCTTGCTGGGTGGCGGGATCGGCCACGAGACGAAGGGCTTCCTGGCGACGGATCATCTCAGCGATCGACTCCAGGGCGTCCTCCTCCCATTCGGTCTCGTCGAGACGTTCGGGATCTGGTTGAGCCACGACTTCGATTCGCACAACGAACCTTCGGTCCTCCACAGGATCCAGGGACTTCCCACAAAGATCACATGAAAGGTGAATCATTCGAGTCAAACCCAATTGAGGGAGGGAGAACCGATTTGGTCATCCCGCAAGACGTCAACTCAACGACCAAGCCGAGTCAGCGTAAGCCGCTCCTGGTCGTCGTCCATCCCATCACGTCCGGATTCTAACCCATCCGAAACCAGGTGGGAACGGGAACGCGGTTGACTCAAGAACTGCGGTGAAACCGGATCAGGACTCCCAAGATCACTAGCAGGGTCGCGCCGGCCACGGCCAACCCCCAAGCGACCTCGGGAGGCTCGTACACCACGTCGATCCAACGGGGACACGGTGGGCCAGCGGTGGTTTCGTCACGGTTGGCCACCACCACGAAGCATGGGCCCAGTTCGGGCGGGCACGGCTCCAAGGGCAGGGCTCGGCCCTGATCGTCGCGTGCCTTCCAACCGGGATCGAAGGTCTGCCGCACGAACCACCGTCGCTCGGCGGGTTGAGTTGGTCCCGAGTTTTCCAGCCCTGGCCCGAACAGGCACGGATCTGGTTCGATCCGCCAGTGACCCGACCGCAACCGCGTGACTCGGTCCCGCCAGGGTGGTCTGCCGTCCAACGGGCGCACGGTGGGACCCGGCGGTCGCAGCCAGGCGATCCAAACCGGCCGGCCTCGACGGCCAAGCGAAGCGGACGGCTCGACAACTTCCCAGGCGTCCAAACGTGGTCGGATGGTCTCGGGCGGAGGAGTGTCGGCCACCAACGCCTCGACGCCCGCTGCCTCCAGACGTGTCCAGCCCCGCTCGACCCCCGCCCAGGTGATGTCGCGGCGACTGGTGCGGTTGGTCCCACTGGTCTTCTCAAACAATGGTTCGAGAAACGCCAACATGGCGGTCTGTTCAATCGAATCATAGTTCCTCAAATCGGCCAGGCCAAACCGCATCGCCAGATTGGGCGGCAACTCGGCTCCCAAGCCAACGACTCGCCCACCCTCGCCCAGCCGCTCCCGAAGACGGCACAGGGTCGGCGGCCACGGCTCGAACCGCGCCAAGTCGGGATCGATCAACGGATGCTGACCTTGAACCAGCCGGGCCAGATCCAACCCAATCGCCCCCCCCAACACGACCGCTGACCAAACCAATGTCGTACCCGCCTTGGGGGTTTGCAAACGAAGCCTCAGGGCCCACCATCCTGCTAGAGCAAGACATCCGGTGGTGAAGAAATGCCAGATTCCAAAGGTCTGAATCGCTTCTAAGCGACGAGCGACCCGAATCTCCAACTCGGCCGGTTCGATCCGCGGATTGACCGCCAGGGCGTCGGCCCGAATCCAACGCTCCCAAGAGGGACCCGCCAGAGCCACCCCAACCGCGACGACCCAAACCAACACGCCTCCCGCCAGTAACATGCGACCAACCCATGCCGCCTGACGCTTCGACCAGGGCAGGGGATCACGGCGACACCACGCGTCCCAACCCAAACCGCCCAGGATTGCCAGAGCGAAGAGACACCACAGCGTCAAACGGCGATGGTCAATCGCGTTGAGAAGCGGCACCGCCCGCACGAGGTTGATCGCCGGAGGCACCTCCAAAGCGACCAACCCCCCCGCCACCCCTACGCCCAAGGCGAACCATGCCGGGCGGATCGTTGACCACGCCACGCCTGGTCGAACGCGACGATGATCCAAGTCGTTCGACGCGACGCGACGCGACGCGGTCCAACCTAGAGGTGCCAACACCATCAACGTCAGCATCCCGGCGAATCCACCGGCCGACTCGTTGAGGTTGTCGGCCCCAAGAGGACGCGCCAAATTGGGATGGCCTCGGCGCTGACTGCCCAACGCCAGTGCATCCACGAACCGAATGGCTTCGATCCATCGGGGTGGCACCAACGCGAGCGGCCAGGGGCGTTCCGCGGCGCGATCCTCCCACACCGGTGAACGCCCAAGGTAGGCCAGCAAGGGCAGCCAGACCGCGGCACTGAGACCGATCGCCAGCAGAAACCCCGCCAGACCGGCCCTCAAACCGCGACGGTCGGACGCGCGGAACAGTCCCCAAGCAGCGGTCAATATCCAAACGTGCGCAGCGGTCTGCACATGACCGCCTAGACAGGAAAAGGTCAACGGCAACGCCAACACCGCCGACCGTTGCGCTGAGGGATGTTCCACCAAACGATCGGCTGCCAGCAAACACCAAGGAAGCCACGCCGACGACGAGGCGACAGTGTGGTGCAGCCAAAGGGTTGTGAAGCCGCCGAAGGCATAGGCCAAGCCGGCGAACCAACGACCCGGCCTCTGCAGACCCCAGCGATCTGCCAGCAGGAACATTCCCCAACCTGACACCATCCAACGCGCCCAGAGAACCCAGGCAAAGGTGAAAGGGGGTTGACCCAGATAGGAAATCAGATGAAACGGATCCAACACCGCCGATTGGGCATTGGCCCAGTGCGGCGCGCCCAAGGCGACCCGATCGTTCCAAAGCGGCAACCACCCTTGCCAAAGCGCTGCCCGATTGAACTCGACCCACGGCTCGAACTGAAGGGTGGGATCGGTCTGAAGCCGGTTGCGCGGCTCATAGGGCAACACCGCGCCCGGCTCGGCCAACCCCTCGAAGACCGCGGTGGCCAGCACCCAATCGCTGGGACTGGCCACCTTGAACCCCACCAGCGCCGGCCCCAGCGGCCATCCGGCCAGCAACCCCAAAACGATCAGAAAGGCGATCGTTTCCCACCGTCTTGGTTTGGTCCACGAGGACGCGGCCAAGATGGACCCGCGGTCACAAGGAGTCGGCATCGCCTTCCAGCGGTTGTTGGAAAAAGAGCTTCAAGTAACTTTCATAGCGGCCATCATGAATCAATCCCTCGGCCACCGCCTCCTTCACCGCGCATCCCGACTCGTGGGTATGGGTGCAGTCTGGAAAACGGCAGTGGGGAATCAACGGGCGGAACTCCGGGAAATAGCCCTCGATCTCGCTAGGCACCACTCCCCAAAGCTCGAACTGGCGCAGTCCCGGCGTATCAACCACAAACCCTCCCGAGGAGGTGCGGATCAATTCGGCGGTGGTGGTCGTGTGTTTCCCTTTGTGCGTCTGGCTAGAAACCTCGCCCACTTTCAGGTGGATCGCCGGATCGACGGCGTTGATCAGCGAGCTTTTCCCCACTCCGCTTTGACCGGAAAGCGCGGTGATGCCCCGTTGCAGAATCGTTCTCAGACGATCCAACCCCACCCCGCTTTTGACCGAGGTGACGAGGGTTTCGTAGCCGAGTTGAGCGTAGAGCCCCACAATCCATTGATAATGGGCTAGATCGACCAAATCAGCCTTGTTGAACACGATCACGGGACGGACTCCACCCCGCTCGGCCGAGATCAAATAGCGGTCAATCAAGCCGGGTTTGAGTCCCGGATCCTCGAAGGCCGAGACGATCAACAGCTGATCGACATTCGCGACCAACACATGCTCGCGCTTGCGATAACCGCGGGTGACGATGCCGCGACGGCGTTCCACTTTTTCGATGAAGCCCTCGCTCCCCCCCGGGCGATCGGGACGAAACCAGACCCGATCACCCACGGCTAGCACGCCGCGGCCGTCGATCGCCAGGGTTTTGAGCAGGCGGCGAAGTCGGCAACGCACCAACCGGCCGTCACCGTCCGCTTCGACGACCGAGTTGAGACCGTGGATCCGCACCACCCGACCTGGCTCGCAGCGGCTCAGATCGACCGCCAGCATGGCGAA encodes:
- a CDS encoding class I SAM-dependent rRNA methyltransferase, giving the protein MSSSAPNSDPATFPLSTPLRPRVVLKARRARPFFARHPWVLVNSIERIEWSDSVDKITPGAEVDLVSFEGKWIARGLYNPSSSIRVRLYRWEDGPLDSPFWNRRLEEAVRFRQTTLAVPLALEDPASACRLVYSEADGLSGLIVDRYADWLAIQFNGLGMYRRKDHLIPKLLELTGAVGAVARFDKVIADQEGLAESDKVMVGEPPSAPLEIRQDGLTYLADVLYGQKTGLYLDQRLNRLAAARYARGRCVLDLYCHVGGFSLVALKHGGAVSSLGFDSSSVAVEFARRHAVINHLPTARFEVAHVPDALKMLKATGRTFGMVVVDPPKFARSTKGVEEAVKAYVRLNCDAVSLLEPDGILVTCSCSGLIERELFLQLLGHVAEQTGRTIQILESRGQAPDHPVAANCLETDYLKCVIARIL
- the rsgA gene encoding ribosome small subunit-dependent GTPase A, whose amino-acid sequence is MSKSQGKRKVRVEFRKNRGKRTRDNDLTRDFQNDLREDAPKVASPASGSHSFHALELGELEDRLTSSERVRARGDLSRKRTIVTTAEEEQDGETRGDTPDDALEPFAMLAVDLSRCEPGRVVRIHGLNSVVEADGDGRLVRCRLRRLLKTLAIDGRGVLAVGDRVWFRPDRPGGSEGFIEKVERRRGIVTRGYRKREHVLVANVDQLLIVSAFEDPGLKPGLIDRYLISAERGGVRPVIVFNKADLVDLAHYQWIVGLYAQLGYETLVTSVKSGVGLDRLRTILQRGITALSGQSGVGKSSLINAVDPAIHLKVGEVSSQTHKGKHTTTTAELIRTSSGGFVVDTPGLRQFELWGVVPSEIEGYFPEFRPLIPHCRFPDCTHTHESGCAVKEAVAEGLIHDGRYESYLKLFFQQPLEGDADSL